The Gemmatimonas sp. genomic interval CCCCGGCGTCTTCGGCGCGCGCGCCGCGGCGGCGTCCATGCAGGACACCGCGTACCAGACCATGTGCCGCGACCGCAACGCCGAAGGGCGCACCATCATGCACACGGCCATCAAGAGCCTCGGCCGTCGCATGACCACCTCGCACACCAACTTCGTGTTCTTCGACACCGGCATGCCGGTGGAGAAGGTGCAGGCCGCGATGCTCGCGAAAGGGTTCATGATCGGGCGCGCGTTCCCGCCGTACAACACGTGGGCGCGTATCTCGATCGGCACACCGGCGGAGATGAAGCAGGTGGCGGCGGCGCTGCCGGAAATCGTCAAGCCGGCGACGACGGGGCAGTAACGGCACCGGCGTTCAGCCGGCGCCGGAAGAGCCTGTTGTTCGACTGACGGCGGCCCCGTTCAGCGTAGGGGGTCGTGCGTAGAGGGTTGTGGGTGGGTGTTTCGACGACACACCAACCCACAACACTTCACCCACGACCTCCGACCCTGAACGGGGCCGCTGGCAGCATCACACCCACACTCCCCTCGCACGCCCACCACGATGCGCGCCTACCATTCGCTTGCCGCGGCATTGCTGTTCGGCCTCAGCTCACTCGCCGACGCCCAACCAGCGCTCCCGACGAACGCCATGCACGCCCTCACCTGGCGGCACATCGGCCCCTTCCGGGCCGGGCGCACCAAGAGCGCGGTGGGCGTGCCGCAGCAGCCGAATGTGTTCTACATGGCCGTCACCAACGGCGGCGTGTGGAAGACCACCGACTACGGGCGCACATGGAATCCCATCATGGACGACCAACCCACCGGCTCCATCGGTGCCGTGGAGGTCGCGCCGTCGGACCCGAACATCGTGTACGTGGGGAGCGGTGAAGGGCTGCAGCGCCCCGATCTCTCCACCGGCAACGGCATGTACCGTTCGGGCGACGCCGGGCGCACATGGACACGACTGGGGTTGCGCAACGGCCAGCAGATTCCGCGCATTGCCGTGGATCCCGCGAATCCCGATCGCCTGTTCGTGGCGGTACTGGGGCATCCGTACGGTCCCAACACCGAACGCGGCATCTATCGCTCCACGAACGGTGGAGAGTCGTTCGAGCGCGTGCTGTACAAGGACGAGAATACCGGCGGCGCCGATGTGGTCCTGTCGCCCAACGATCCCAACACGGTGTACGCGGTACTGTGGGAAGCGCGCCAGGGGCCGTGGGAGAACGCGGCGTGGAGTGGGAAGAACTCTGGGCTCTTCAAGAGCACCGATGGCGGCGCCACCTGGACGCAGCTGGGGGGCGGGTTGCCCACCACCGCCGACGGGCTCGGGCGATTGGGTATCGGCATTGCGCCCAGCAATCCGCGCGTGCTGTACGTGACCGCCACGGCCGGTGACAAGAGCGGCATCTATCGCAGCGACGATGCCGGGGCCACGTGGCAACGCACCACCACCGACAACCGCATCTTCGGGCGCGGCGATGACTTTGCCGCGGTCACCGTGGACCCGCGCGATCCGAACACCGTGTACTCCATGAACGTGGTGGCGTGGAAGAGCACCGATGGCGGCCGTACATGGAAGAGCTTTCGCGGCGCCCCCGGTGGCGACGACTACCAGCGGCTCTGGATCAACCCCACCACCCCCGACGTGATGCTCATGGTGGCCGACCAGGGTGCCATCATCACCGTGAACGGCGGCAGCACGTGGAGCTCGTGGTACAACCAGCCCACGGCGCAGTTCTATCACGTCACCGCCGACTACAACTGGCCGTACAACCTGTGCGGCGGGCAGCAGGAGTCGGGATCGGCGTGCGTGCCGAGCCGCAGCAACGACGGCAGCATCACCTATCGCGACTGGCGACCGGTGGGGGCGAGTGAGTACAGCTACGTGGCCCCCGATCCGCTCGACCCCAACGTGTACTTCGGCGGCACGGTCACGCGCTTCGACCGCCGCACGGGGCAGACCCAGAATGTGAGCCCCAACGCTGGACGTGGACGCGGCGCCGCCGGCAGTGGCCCCGACCATTTCCGTGGCATCCGCACGATGCCCATCCTCTTCTCCCCCACCAACCCGCGCAAGCTGTACTACGGCACGAACGTGCTCTGGCAGACGGTGAACGGCGGGCACAGCTGGACGCGGCTCAGCGACGACCTCTCGCGCGCCACGTGGGAGGTACCGGCCAGCGTGGGCATCTACCGCGACACGCCGAGCGCCAAGCCCACGCGGCGGGGCGTGGTGTACACGATTGCGCCGAGTCCCGTGGACTCGAACACGATCTGGGTGGGCACCGACGACGGGCTCATTCACGTGACACGCAACGGCGGCAAGACCTGGCGCGACGTCACGCCACCACAGCTCGGGCCGTGGTGGAAGGTCTCGATCATGGACGCGTCACACTTCGATGCGAACACCGCGTACGCGGCGGTGAACACCTTCCGCCTGGACGATTTGCGCCCGCATCTCTACCGCACGCGGGACGGCGGCAGGACGTGGACGGAGATCACCGGCGGCATGGACACCGATGCCCCCACCAACGTGATCCGTGAG includes:
- a CDS encoding glycosyl hydrolase yields the protein MRAYHSLAAALLFGLSSLADAQPALPTNAMHALTWRHIGPFRAGRTKSAVGVPQQPNVFYMAVTNGGVWKTTDYGRTWNPIMDDQPTGSIGAVEVAPSDPNIVYVGSGEGLQRPDLSTGNGMYRSGDAGRTWTRLGLRNGQQIPRIAVDPANPDRLFVAVLGHPYGPNTERGIYRSTNGGESFERVLYKDENTGGADVVLSPNDPNTVYAVLWEARQGPWENAAWSGKNSGLFKSTDGGATWTQLGGGLPTTADGLGRLGIGIAPSNPRVLYVTATAGDKSGIYRSDDAGATWQRTTTDNRIFGRGDDFAAVTVDPRDPNTVYSMNVVAWKSTDGGRTWKSFRGAPGGDDYQRLWINPTTPDVMLMVADQGAIITVNGGSTWSSWYNQPTAQFYHVTADYNWPYNLCGGQQESGSACVPSRSNDGSITYRDWRPVGASEYSYVAPDPLDPNVYFGGTVTRFDRRTGQTQNVSPNAGRGRGAAGSGPDHFRGIRTMPILFSPTNPRKLYYGTNVLWQTVNGGHSWTRLSDDLSRATWEVPASVGIYRDTPSAKPTRRGVVYTIAPSPVDSNTIWVGTDDGLIHVTRNGGKTWRDVTPPQLGPWWKVSIMDASHFDANTAYAAVNTFRLDDLRPHLYRTRDGGRTWTEITGGMDTDAPTNVIREDPKRRGLLYAGTEHMVWVSGNDGDSWQPLRRNMPVISIRDLVVKDDDLAVATHGRGFWILDNVTALRQFGATTAATPALLFAPAVATRVRYSMYTDTPVPPDEPHAENPPDGAMIDYWLARDAAAVSIELLDARGRVLRRYASSDPVPPPADAGNAPWYWFRPASAPGTKAGMQRFTWDLHYARPTDSCALPISATPYNTKCEPEGPWVMPGTYTVRLTVDGTVHSKPLTVRMDPRVKTPRAALQAQHDLSVALYDAMLLARTRVNEARQAGLAEFVTAYGAVAGAHQTVIDVLQDSDTPPTEPMRTAARERLAAWRALEARWAARR